From the Solanum lycopersicum chromosome 10, SLM_r2.1 genome, one window contains:
- the LOC101246390 gene encoding alkane hydroxylase MAH1-like has protein sequence MDFLEYSLLFLLIFCSTYSIWFIIYRRTKTSAPTNWPILRELPGVIGNLHRGHAYMTEVLIEYGGTYDFKGPIFTNVDMFFTCDPANIHYIFSKNFSNYPKGPEFRKIFDMLGNGIFNVDHELWELHRRTTMSIMSHAKFQMLLEKTMWDIIEKGLKPILDAFAKQGKTLDLQDVLQRFTFDSITRLLLDHDPKSLSMDLPYLPYEKAFGDALDALLHRHITPQRLWKLQQWLRIGKEKKLMHACEAFDQFIYPCIARKQEELMHKSRIKEEEFAFLNAYIKVYNQWNGGDLGTLQTFLRDTFLNLMLAGKDTTSAALTWFFVLLAKNPLVEKKIREEIQQQLHVKEDENLKFFTKEESRKLIYLHGALCETLRLYPSVSLEHKVPLDHDILPTGHRVSPKTRMILPFYVMGRMETLWGKDCLEFKPERWISERGGIKHEPSFKFPAFNAGPRTCLGKEMAFIQMKIVAATIIHNYNIQVVEPQNVYPTTSIIMQVKNGLMVKVVKRYN, from the coding sequence atggatttccttgaatattctcttcttttcttgttgATTTTTTGTTCTACTTATTCTATATGGTTCATCATATATAGAAGGACTAAAACCTCAGCACCAACAAATTGGCCAATCCTTAGGGAGTTGCCTGGGGTTATTGGGAATCTTCATCGCGGTCATGCATATATGACTGAAGTTCTTATAGAATATGGTGGTACTTATGACTTTAAAGGTCCTATTTTTACAAATGTGGACATGTTTTTTACTTGCGATCCTGCAAATATACATTATATCTTTAGTAAAAATTTCTCAAACTATCCAAAAGGACCTGAGTTTCGTAAGATTTTTGATATGTTGGGTAATGGGATCTTCAATGTTGATCATGAGCTATGGGAGCTACATAGGAGGACTACCATGTCCATAATGAGCCATGCAAAGTTCCAAATGTTGTTAGAAAAGACCATGTGGGACATAATTGAGAAAGGGCTTAAACCAATTCTTGATGCTTTTGCAAAACAAGGCAAAACATTGGATTTGCAAGATGTTTTGCAAAGATTTACTTTTGATTCCATCACTAGGTTGTTACTTGATCATGATCCAAAAAGCCTGTCTATGGACTTACCTTATTTGCCATACGAAAAGGCGTTTGGTGATGCCCTTGATGCACTTTTACATAGACACATAACGCCACAACGTCTATGGAAGTTGCAACAATGGCTTAGAATTGGTAAAGAGAAGAAGCTCATGCATGCATGTGAGGCTTTTGATCAATTCATATATCCTTGCATTGCGCGAAAACAAGAAGAGTTGATGCATAAAAGTAGAATCAAAGAGGAGGAATTTGCATTTTTAAACGCGTATATCAAAGTATACAATCAATGGAATGGTGGAGATTTGGGTACTTTGCAAACATTTCTAAGGGATACCTTCTTGAATTTGATGTTGGCTGGAAAGGACACCACAAGTGCAGCTCTCACTTGGTTTTTTGTCCTCTTGGCTAAGAATCCCTTAGTAGAGAAAAAGATACGAGAAGAGATTCAACAACAATTGCATGTAAAAGAAGACGAAAACCTAAAGTTTTTCACCAAAGAAGAATCAAGAAAATTGATTTATCTACATGGTGCTTTGTGTGAAACTCTTAGGTTGTATCCATCAGTGTCTTTAGAGCACAAAGTTCCACTTGATCATGACATACTTCCAACCGGCCATCGTGTTAGTCCAAAAACAAGAATGATTCTACCATTCTATGTAATGGGGAGAATGGAGACTCTGTGGGGGAAAGATTGTCTAGAGTTCAAGCCAGAGAGATGGATTTCTGAACGTGGAGGAATCAAACATGAGCCATCTTTCAAATTTCCAGCGTTTAACGCCGGTCCAAGGACTTGTTTAGGGAAAGAAATGGCATTTATTCAGATGAAAATTGTGGCAGCTACCATCATACACAATTACAATATCCAAGTTGTGGAACCACAAAATGTTTATCCTACTACTTCCATCATCATGCAAGTCAAAAATGGTCTAATGGTTAAAGTTGTAAAAAGGTATAATTAA